The following are encoded together in the Culex pipiens pallens isolate TS chromosome 1, TS_CPP_V2, whole genome shotgun sequence genome:
- the LOC120420787 gene encoding dnaJ homolog subfamily C member 8, whose translation MAQGSGNDDQRFSEFYTEVKQIEKRDSVLTSAQQIERLLRPGSSYFNLNPFEVLQLEPDTPIEQIKKKYRSLSILVHPDKNQDDKDRAQAAFEVINKAYKTLENEIGRKKCLEVYEEAKDRTDAMIAEKRKKLRKDGKSELIPEDDPGKYKHAVYVMVMKLFADMERRRQQLDLRDQEERKRKREAEIEEEEQKNYQKEWQKNFEESRQNRVNSWQTFQQAATSASSSSSSSNSFESAAIPAAKPKKAKKTKYTSFNPPKLKPETR comes from the exons ATGGCTCAAGGTTCCGGCAACGATGACCAGCGTTTCAGCGAATTCTACACCGAG GTCAAACAAATCGAAAAGCGGGATTCTGTCCTGACTTCGGCACAGCAAATCGAACGTCTTCTGCGTCCTGGGTCGTCGTATTTCAACTTGAACCCGTTTGAGGTCCTCCAGCTGGAGCCGGACACTCCGATCGAGCAGATCAAGAAAAAGTACCGCAGTTTGTCGATTCTGGTACATCCGGATAAAAACCAGGACGACAAGGACCGGGCCCAGGCGGCTTTTGAGGTTATTAATAAGGCTTACAAGACTCTTGAGAATGAGATTGGgcgcaaaaaatgtttggaggTTTACGAGGAAGCGAAAGATCGCACCGACGCGATGATTGCGGAAAAGCGGAAAAAGCTACGCAAAGACGGCAAATCTGAACTCATTCCGGAGGACGATCCGGGCAAGTACAAACATGCCGTGTACGTGATGGTGATGAAGCTGTTTGCGGACATGGAGCGGCGCCGCCAGCAGCTCGACCTCCGCGACCAGGAAGAGCGCAAACGGAAGCGGGAGGCGGAAATCGAAGAGGAGGAGCAGAAAAACTACCAGAAAGAGTGGCAGAAGAACTTTGAGGAATCGCGCCAAAACAGGGTCAACAGTTGGCAAACCTTCCAGCAAGCGGCCACATCGGCGTCctcctcgtcctcgtcgtcaAACTCGTTTGAATCAGCCGCCATTCCGGCGGCCAAACCGAAAAAGGCCAAGAAGACCAAGTACACGTCGTTCAACCCACCCAAGCTAAAGCCGGAAACGCGCTAA